Within the Acinetobacter radioresistens DSM 6976 = NBRC 102413 = CIP 103788 genome, the region TTTCTGCCGCCGGGGACTTTTGGAAGTTATATCTTCGCGCAAGCCATGAAAGAGGCAGAAAATTATGCCCAAGTCGCATTTGCAGAAACAGGTACGTTACCTTATCTGGTCCGTAAACACGCTGCTGACCAGATTGTGGTGAGTGGCTACGCTACCCGATTACCTACCGGTGTTTTTCCGAGCCAGTTATCTGAGCGGGCTTTTCAGATACTTCAGCAGGCTTATCCGAGTATTGAGCCACTTGAAAATAGCCTAAGTGGAGCACTGATGAATGCCGGACCAGTAATCCATCCACCCCTGATACTAATGAATGCCGGAGCACTAGAGTATTTTGAAACCTGGGATATTCACAATGAAGGGACTCAACAGTCTATTCGCAGGGTGACTACTCAGCTGGATACTGAACGTATTCAAGTTCGTGAAGCGCTTGGTTATAGTGCACCACATTTTCCTCTGGCAGATCATTATAATAAAGAAGGAGAGGGTGATGAGTGGATGTATGGCCGCGGGGCACATGGAAAATTGACCGACAGTGGAGACTGGCGTGAAGATATCGATCTGCATACCCACCGATATATGCTCGAAGATACCAAGTTGGGGTTGTCTTTTCTAGTTTCTGTTGGGCGCTGGGCTGGAGTACCGACACCGGTTGCCGAGGGTTTACTGAATCTTGCCTCGGCAGTCACAGGAGAGAATTTCTATCAAACTGGTCGTACCCTGGAAAATCTGCAACTAGCACAAAAAAGCCGTCAGGAAATGTCTGCCATTTTACAGCAGGGAGCCTGATATGCAGTTAATCAAACAAATTGCTGTGGTTGGAGCAGGGCGTATGGGGAAGGCAATTTCGATTGCTTTTGCCTATGCAGGATTAAATATTCAGTTGATAGATGCCAGAGAACGCGATCCAGAAGAATTCCATATATACAGACAGAAGATTATTAGCGATATTTCTCAGGAGTTGCAGCTCTTGGTTAGTATCAACTTTATTCAGGAAACATACGTTGAAACTATTTTAAAACGTATTGAAGTAACCAGCAGAAATAAATCACAGAACTTTTTAAGTCATTGTGAGCTGGTAATGGAAGCTGTCCCTGAGCTTAAAGAGATTAAACAGGAAATATTTAAATGGCTGGATCAGTATCTGCCATCAGAATGTATTGTTGCATCTACTACTTCGACTTTCTTGGTGAGCGAGATTGCCCAGATGCTTTCTGTACCGGAACGGGTAATCAATGCACATTGGCTAAATCCGGCTTATCTGATGCCTTTGGTAGAGTTAAGCCGGACAGCAGAAACCTCAGATTTAGTGGTAGAGCGCCTTAAAGCATTTTTAAAAATTATTGGTAAGGTACCCGTCGTATGTCAGGCCAGTGCGGGCTATATTGTGCCGCGTATTCAGGCACTGGCCATGAATGAAGCTGCCCGTATGGTTGAAGAAGGCGTAGCTTCGGCAGAAGATATTGATATTGCGATTAGAACCGGATTTGGTCTGCGTTTTTCTGTACTGGGCCTGCTTGAGTTTATTGACTGGGGTGGAGGTGATATTTTGTTTTATGCTTCACAGTATCTGGAAAAAGAACTGGGTACACGTTATAGTGCCCCGGCTATTATTGCTGAAAACATGCAAAATAAAAGAAATGGGCTACGTGAAAAACAGGGCTTTTATAATTATCATACGGTAGATATTGATAGCTATAAATTACAGGTATTGAAGGCCTTTACCACTCGCATTGCTGTAGCAGGTCTACAGCCTGAACCGGATATTTTAAAGCATCCGGTATCAATAAATAAGACTGGCATCAATTAGAAGGCATCAGATCAAACAATTTTTTTAACTGCTTGTTTAAGTCATGCAGCTCATCCTCTTCAAAAGCATGCAGAATTCCGGCCAGGGTTACCTGGCTGATCTGGTTGATCTGTTCAACCATCTGCTGGCCTTTTTCAGTAAGTTTCACCATAGACACCCGCTCATCAAGTTGTGAGGAAAAAACTTCCACAATATCGTCTTCAACCAGACGATAAACAGCTTTGGTTGCGGTCGTCAATTTAATTGTGGAAAGATTGGCAATTTCAGTAATACTGGCTTCACTTACTGCATTTACACTTAAAATAATTTTACGTCGGGTATTGTCTATTCCTAATTTTTTTATAGATTTTTCAATAAGTTGAGTATATTTCCCATTAATTTGAGAAATCCAGAAAAATGGGAAATTTTTTAAGCTATTTGGATCTTTATTAGGTAAAAACTGTTCTAGCTGACTCAGCATGACAAAGCCATATCTTTGAAAAAATGTAAATTCATTATAAACAAAATTATGAAATATTTTCTTTCTTATCATTCATAAAAGTTACTTGACAATTACATTAAATTTTCAGATATTAAGCTTATAAAATAAAAATACATGGAAAAGTGAATGAATATTATCGCACAGGAAGTCTATGAAGGTACAGGTGTACTGAAAGTCATGGTTAAGGACTCTATCGACATTCGGGGCCTAAGAACTATGGCAGGAAGTAAGGCACTCATGGAGGTAGAGCCTGCATTGGCAAATGCAGAAGTTGTAGACCTTATTTTGAAAGCTGATTGCGTCATAACTGCAAAAACCAATCTGCATGAACTGGCATTTGGTATTACAGGAATTAATCCTGTATTTGGTACACCTGTTAATCCAAAGTATCCAGATCTGATTCCAGGGGGATCATCCAGCGGTTCGGCTGCCGCGGTGGCTGCTGGCCTGGCCGATTTTAGTCTGGGCACAGATACGGGCGGTTCTATCCGCATGCCGGCAGCCTGCTGTGGCGTATTTGGTTTTAAACCCAGTTTTGGGCGGGTAAGCCGTAAAGGTGTTTATCCTGTGCAAAGCTCACTGGACTGTGTCGGACCATTTGCCAGTTCAGTCGAAATGATTATTACCGCAATGCAGATTATTGACCCTACTTTTAAGTCTTCAGAAAAAATCCAGCATCAACCTAAACTGGCGGTACTTAATGTAGAAGCGGATTCAGCAGTCTGGGATTGTGTTAAAGACTATCTGACTCAGACAAATTTAAAAGTAGAGCCAGTACAGGTAACTACGTTTAGTGAAGCCTTTCAAGCCGGGATGCAGATTATTAATTATGAAAACTGGCAAGCTTATGGAACGCTTACAGAAAGCGGAAAAATCAGTCCAGATGTTCAACAGCGACTACTTAACGCGGCGAAAACGACTTTAGAGCAGGTTCGGCAGGCAGAAGATGTAAAAGCCAGGTTTACTCAGGAAATTGATGAGCTACTTGAACAGTATGATGTCCTGATTCTACCTACCTTACCGCAGATACCCCCTAGAGTGGCAGAGGCTGAAAATACTGTAGCATTTTTAAATCTTACTGCACTGGTGCGTCCATTCAATTTATCAGGTCATCCTGCTTTGAATATTCCTTTACAAACTATGACAGGTATGCCAGTGGGCTTGCAGTTGGTAGGCAGGAAAAATGCAGACGAGCAGCTATGTGCGGTCGCGGATTTTATTATTAAGGCAGCGCATTAAATGACAAGGAGTTAGCTAATGAATCAATTATCTGCCAAGGAATTGGATATAAAAGTCAGGCCAGTGGTCAATCTGGATGCCTTATGTCAGGAAATTCGTGAGCGCGCCTGCACTGGAGAATTTGATAATCAGGCGTATGTCAGCCAAGATATTATTGAGCGCTTGAAGCAGTTGGGCGTATATCGTGCTTTGGTACCACGACGTTTTGGTGGAGATGAGTGCTCACCACGTCAATTCTGCGAACTGATTGAAAAGCTGTCTATGGCAGATGGTTCAGTCGGTTGGGTTGCAAGCTTCGGCATGAGTCCGGCTTATTTGGGCAGCCTGCCTGAAACTACTCTTCAGGAACTTTACAAGGATAGCCCTGATATAGTTTTTGCAGGGGGGATTTTTCCACCTCAGCCGGCAGAAATTACGGATAACGGGGTTTTGGTCAAGGGACGCTGGAAGTTTTCAAGCGGTTGCATGGGCGCTGATATTGTCGGCGTGGGTATTGCACCACGAAAAGATAATGAAGCACATGGCCTGCCACGTATGGCAGTTATGCCCGCCAGTAAAGCTAAAATTGAAATGACTTGGGATACTGTGGGCCTGAAAGGAACGGGCAGTCATGACCTGGTTGTGGAAAATGTACTGGTACCCAAGGAATGGACCTTTGTTCGTGGTGAGCCTTCAAAATTACCCGAGCCATTTTTTAAGTACCCATCATTATCTTTAGCCACTCAGGTATTAACGGTGGTAGGGATTGGAGTGGCCGCTGCAGCCCTGGATGAGTTTAAAAAGCTTGCACCGGGTAAGGCATCAATTACGGGCGGGGCAGAGATCGCTCAGCGACCAGTCACCCAATATGAATTTTCCCAGTCAGAAGCCGAATTTCTGGCTGCCCGAACCTGGTTTTATCAGACTATGGATGTGGTATGGAAGGAAGTAAGTGAAGGGCGCAAACCAACCGCCCAGCAGGTTAGCGATATGCGGTTGTCATGCACACATGCTGCCCGTATAGCAGCCAAAGTCGCCC harbors:
- a CDS encoding MarR family winged helix-turn-helix transcriptional regulator, whose product is MLSQLEQFLPNKDPNSLKNFPFFWISQINGKYTQLIEKSIKKLGIDNTRRKIILSVNAVSEASITEIANLSTIKLTTATKAVYRLVEDDIVEVFSSQLDERVSMVKLTEKGQQMVEQINQISQVTLAGILHAFEEDELHDLNKQLKKLFDLMPSN
- a CDS encoding acyl-CoA dehydrogenase family protein; translation: MNQLSAKELDIKVRPVVNLDALCQEIRERACTGEFDNQAYVSQDIIERLKQLGVYRALVPRRFGGDECSPRQFCELIEKLSMADGSVGWVASFGMSPAYLGSLPETTLQELYKDSPDIVFAGGIFPPQPAEITDNGVLVKGRWKFSSGCMGADIVGVGIAPRKDNEAHGLPRMAVMPASKAKIEMTWDTVGLKGTGSHDLVVENVLVPKEWTFVRGEPSKLPEPFFKYPSLSLATQVLTVVGIGVAAAALDEFKKLAPGKASITGGAEIAQRPVTQYEFSQSEAEFLAARTWFYQTMDVVWKEVSEGRKPTAQQVSDMRLSCTHAARIAAKVARKMQMLAGMTAIYTNHPFSRFVNDTNVVTQHAFMGDATLQNAGAISFGLNPTPGYL
- a CDS encoding 3-hydroxybutyryl-CoA dehydrogenase; amino-acid sequence: MQLIKQIAVVGAGRMGKAISIAFAYAGLNIQLIDARERDPEEFHIYRQKIISDISQELQLLVSINFIQETYVETILKRIEVTSRNKSQNFLSHCELVMEAVPELKEIKQEIFKWLDQYLPSECIVASTTSTFLVSEIAQMLSVPERVINAHWLNPAYLMPLVELSRTAETSDLVVERLKAFLKIIGKVPVVCQASAGYIVPRIQALAMNEAARMVEEGVASAEDIDIAIRTGFGLRFSVLGLLEFIDWGGGDILFYASQYLEKELGTRYSAPAIIAENMQNKRNGLREKQGFYNYHTVDIDSYKLQVLKAFTTRIAVAGLQPEPDILKHPVSINKTGIN
- a CDS encoding NAD/NADP-dependent octopine/nopaline dehydrogenase family protein, with translation MKITVLGGGHGCYAAAVEMAEKNHEVIWWRRDTQALKRLAEAGKLKIKDYQGNRSVSVGFQNSQITLCEDLQQAVQQVALIVIPLPATTHEDLARQIAPYLQEGQVVFLPPGTFGSYIFAQAMKEAENYAQVAFAETGTLPYLVRKHAADQIVVSGYATRLPTGVFPSQLSERAFQILQQAYPSIEPLENSLSGALMNAGPVIHPPLILMNAGALEYFETWDIHNEGTQQSIRRVTTQLDTERIQVREALGYSAPHFPLADHYNKEGEGDEWMYGRGAHGKLTDSGDWREDIDLHTHRYMLEDTKLGLSFLVSVGRWAGVPTPVAEGLLNLASAVTGENFYQTGRTLENLQLAQKSRQEMSAILQQGA
- a CDS encoding amidase, yielding MNIIAQEVYEGTGVLKVMVKDSIDIRGLRTMAGSKALMEVEPALANAEVVDLILKADCVITAKTNLHELAFGITGINPVFGTPVNPKYPDLIPGGSSSGSAAAVAAGLADFSLGTDTGGSIRMPAACCGVFGFKPSFGRVSRKGVYPVQSSLDCVGPFASSVEMIITAMQIIDPTFKSSEKIQHQPKLAVLNVEADSAVWDCVKDYLTQTNLKVEPVQVTTFSEAFQAGMQIINYENWQAYGTLTESGKISPDVQQRLLNAAKTTLEQVRQAEDVKARFTQEIDELLEQYDVLILPTLPQIPPRVAEAENTVAFLNLTALVRPFNLSGHPALNIPLQTMTGMPVGLQLVGRKNADEQLCAVADFIIKAAH